The following coding sequences lie in one Bacillota bacterium genomic window:
- a CDS encoding alpha-L-arabinofuranosidase, translating into MIRIDPKPMYELSPYLFMQFMEPLGTTDSSVEAAWDFQRDQWKPEFIEVIKELSPSMIRWGGILTSFWKWREGIGPRDRRIPMINYLWGGLESNQVGLHEYMDFCEQVGAEPLLGVNFSADGRPEYINTVRGENRAGTPEEAAALVRYCNDPDDDLRKVNGKSEPWGIRFWQVGNETSYPKAGHRFTSEESAKEFVKYAKAMRQVDPEIKLIGWGCKEGNRDAWWAPELLDIAGDQVDYVAAHMMCQGPRREDTILTGMEYMKDRDRAWAELLEIYDILEPRLLELEAIIEEKGSDAKIAITEGHLSLKPHNTCFLLHEWLAGLYHAKVLNLYQRHGDMVKIATLADFFGNRWTVNAVMLGSPMQRMYLMPVGIICTFYRKHIGEYGVAVPSDLKGLDMAISRTDNRLYLHVINGDLHRANTVDISIEGHEVVGGCAYTIAPGIDAYVDSERRDTFAPEETRVNPGDLINWTFPGASVTVLELEIKPKE; encoded by the coding sequence ATGATCCGAATTGATCCTAAGCCTATGTATGAACTGTCCCCGTACTTGTTTATGCAGTTCATGGAGCCGTTGGGCACCACGGATTCCTCTGTTGAGGCCGCTTGGGACTTTCAACGAGACCAATGGAAGCCGGAGTTTATTGAAGTAATCAAAGAGCTGTCCCCATCAATGATTCGCTGGGGCGGCATTCTCACCAGTTTCTGGAAGTGGCGGGAGGGAATTGGCCCAAGAGACCGGCGGATTCCCATGATCAACTACCTCTGGGGTGGTCTGGAGAGCAACCAGGTGGGACTCCATGAGTACATGGATTTCTGTGAGCAAGTAGGTGCAGAGCCCCTGCTGGGCGTAAACTTCTCCGCGGATGGTCGTCCCGAGTATATCAACACCGTTCGAGGAGAGAACAGAGCCGGTACCCCCGAGGAAGCTGCGGCCTTAGTTCGCTACTGCAACGACCCCGATGATGACCTGCGCAAAGTCAACGGCAAGAGCGAGCCTTGGGGGATTCGCTTCTGGCAAGTGGGGAACGAAACCTCCTATCCCAAGGCGGGCCATCGCTTTACCAGTGAGGAAAGTGCTAAGGAGTTTGTGAAGTACGCTAAGGCGATGCGGCAGGTGGATCCTGAGATTAAGTTAATTGGGTGGGGATGTAAAGAAGGAAATCGGGATGCCTGGTGGGCCCCGGAGCTTTTGGATATTGCCGGTGATCAGGTGGACTATGTGGCAGCCCATATGATGTGCCAGGGTCCGCGACGGGAGGATACCATTCTTACGGGAATGGAGTACATGAAGGATCGGGATCGGGCCTGGGCAGAGCTGTTGGAAATCTACGATATCCTTGAGCCCCGGCTCTTGGAGCTGGAAGCCATCATTGAAGAGAAGGGCTCCGACGCCAAGATTGCCATCACCGAGGGGCATCTATCCCTGAAGCCTCACAACACCTGTTTCCTACTCCATGAGTGGCTCGCGGGATTGTACCATGCTAAGGTGCTCAATCTCTATCAACGCCACGGCGACATGGTGAAAATCGCCACCTTGGCAGACTTCTTCGGAAACCGCTGGACCGTCAATGCTGTGATGCTGGGCAGTCCCATGCAGCGGATGTACCTGATGCCCGTGGGGATTATCTGTACCTTCTATAGAAAACATATCGGAGAATACGGAGTCGCGGTACCCAGCGACTTAAAGGGTCTGGATATGGCCATCAGCAGAACCGATAACCGGCTGTATCTCCATGTGATCAATGGGGATCTCCATCGGGCCAATACCGTGGATATCAGTATCGAGGGTCATGAAGTAGTCGGCGGCTGCGCCTATACCATCGCTCCTGGAATTGACGCCTATGTCGATTCTGAAAGAAGAGACACCTTCGCTCCAGAAGAGACAAGGGTCAACCCAGGAGACCTGATAAACTGGACCTTCCCCGGGGCGTCGGTCACAGTTCTGGAGCTAGAGATCAAGCCAAAGGAATGA
- a CDS encoding FAD-dependent oxidoreductase — MKWLEEAREIDIKAEYDVIVCGGGPAGVSAAVSAARQGARTLLLEVGGCLGGIWTQGMAGLVLDVEGKGGLLLEIKGKLAERGAVLPKPRTHPHNFLIAGEAMKLLLEELCLEADVDLLYHTRVVQAMIADGQLKGVIVENCEGRSAYAAKIMIDCTGHGDFAARAGCEWEAGHPVSGKLQPATMLAIVTGVPEDAGDVMQKPKFYEFMRELGLEISSKNNAASINQLPYPELYMFSVNHEFNVRFDSAESLTQATLRARKENGDAIDILRERAGWKDLRLAATPSFIGLREGRRIKGRYYLSVEDITEGRRFEDGVCTVRFGVDIHALDADSQLGCDNEGIKVKPYHIPYRSLVSAAFDNLGMAGRCISGDFYAHASYRVTGNAVPTGEAIGYAAAVAASSQKTLAEIDGSLVSSEMKARGYEV; from the coding sequence ATGAAGTGGCTGGAAGAAGCTCGGGAAATTGATATCAAAGCTGAATATGACGTGATTGTCTGTGGAGGAGGTCCGGCCGGCGTGAGTGCCGCGGTCTCTGCCGCCAGACAGGGAGCTCGCACTTTGCTTTTGGAGGTCGGCGGGTGTCTCGGTGGTATCTGGACTCAAGGAATGGCCGGGTTGGTACTCGATGTCGAGGGTAAAGGTGGACTGCTGCTGGAGATCAAAGGAAAGCTGGCGGAAAGGGGTGCGGTTCTACCCAAACCCCGCACTCATCCCCATAACTTCCTAATTGCCGGTGAGGCGATGAAGCTTCTCCTTGAAGAGTTGTGCCTGGAAGCTGACGTTGATCTTTTGTATCATACTCGGGTTGTGCAGGCGATGATCGCCGATGGTCAGCTCAAGGGTGTCATCGTTGAGAACTGTGAAGGTCGCAGTGCCTATGCAGCCAAAATTATGATTGACTGCACCGGGCACGGGGACTTTGCCGCTCGGGCAGGATGTGAGTGGGAAGCCGGTCATCCGGTAAGCGGGAAGCTGCAGCCCGCGACAATGTTGGCCATTGTCACTGGAGTGCCGGAGGATGCCGGGGACGTAATGCAGAAGCCGAAGTTCTATGAGTTCATGCGGGAGCTTGGCCTTGAGATCAGCAGTAAAAACAACGCGGCTAGTATCAACCAGCTGCCCTATCCAGAACTGTATATGTTCTCGGTGAACCATGAGTTTAATGTGAGATTCGACTCCGCCGAGAGCCTTACCCAGGCCACTTTACGGGCTCGGAAGGAGAACGGCGATGCCATCGATATTCTCCGGGAGCGGGCCGGTTGGAAAGACCTGCGCCTGGCGGCGACACCGTCCTTTATTGGACTTCGGGAAGGCCGGCGGATCAAGGGTAGGTACTACCTGTCCGTTGAGGATATCACGGAAGGACGGCGCTTTGAGGATGGAGTCTGTACAGTGAGATTTGGTGTTGACATTCACGCCCTAGATGCTGACTCCCAGCTAGGGTGTGACAATGAGGGCATTAAGGTTAAGCCCTATCATATTCCCTACCGCAGTCTGGTCTCGGCAGCCTTTGATAACCTGGGAATGGCCGGTCGGTGCATCAGCGGTGATTTCTATGCTCACGCGTCTTACAGGGTAACGGGAAATGCAGTACCTACGGGAGAAGCCATCGGATACGCTGCTGCCGTAGCAGCCAGTTCCCAGAAGACCCTAGCAGAGATAGACGGCAGCCTGGTCTCCTCGGAGATGAAGGCTAGGGGTTATGAAGTGTAG
- a CDS encoding glycerophosphodiester phosphodiesterase family protein gives MKGTLQELAQEKIIIVAHRGVFGGNIPCNNLAAYDIALKHGADMIEIDVTKSADDELFIFHPKMERAHLNGDVDIRTMTAAEIKKLRYVNIDDTPTDIGLNTLDEVFEHFKGRCFINVDKFWDCPELIIEKIKRHNIQDQILLKSSPKPEILDMVEDYAPDIPFMPIISEDQGIHEYLQRRNINYIGSELLFTTEDSEVASEEYIAMLHRDGKLAWSNAIVYDYKAVLAAGHSDDESLINDPANGWGWLADRNFDFIQTDWVLACVQYLKETGRLYRR, from the coding sequence ATGAAGGGGACCTTGCAAGAACTGGCCCAGGAGAAGATTATCATCGTGGCGCACCGGGGAGTATTTGGCGGTAATATTCCCTGCAATAACCTTGCTGCCTATGACATTGCCCTTAAGCACGGCGCGGATATGATTGAAATCGATGTGACGAAAAGCGCCGACGATGAACTTTTTATCTTTCACCCTAAGATGGAGCGGGCCCATCTCAACGGGGATGTTGATATCCGCACCATGACGGCAGCGGAGATCAAGAAGCTGCGGTACGTCAACATCGACGACACTCCAACGGATATTGGACTCAACACCCTGGATGAGGTCTTTGAACACTTCAAGGGACGCTGCTTCATTAATGTGGATAAGTTCTGGGACTGTCCCGAGCTGATCATCGAGAAGATTAAAAGGCACAACATCCAGGATCAGATTCTGCTTAAATCCTCGCCAAAACCGGAAATCCTAGACATGGTGGAGGACTACGCTCCCGATATTCCCTTTATGCCGATTATCAGCGAGGATCAGGGTATTCACGAATATCTGCAAAGGAGAAATATCAATTATATCGGTTCAGAATTACTCTTTACCACCGAGGACTCCGAAGTGGCCTCGGAAGAGTACATCGCTATGCTTCATCGGGACGGCAAGCTGGCCTGGTCCAACGCCATCGTCTATGACTACAAAGCAGTGTTGGCGGCCGGGCACTCCGACGATGAGTCCCTGATTAACGATCCCGCCAACGGCTGGGGATGGCTGGCGGACCGCAACTTCGACTTCATCCAAACGGACTGGGTACTGGCCTGTGTCCAATACCTCAAGGAAACCGGCAGACTGTATCGCCGCTAG
- a CDS encoding diguanylate cyclase, with amino-acid sequence MQSFLSLILAIEYIEANLTNPISLEDIASEAYISLSHLHRMFSRVFGCPLREYMTKRRLCSAAHELVHSDITITDLAFKYQYGSVESFSRAFRKQFLVSPSAFRQANRFTELYPRIILKHPRKGDGKMTPIPKYDLTELSQRIVAAKGTYILDVDIDNLMRINEELGRGAGDVAIAETAARIERSVSPGTAFFRISADEFIVITEREDLASAEAIAQKILSHSDDPVTWNDTTFTFSASVGIAKIPTDIKESTPAVELVQEAMYQAKQTDRNTYKVI; translated from the coding sequence GTGCAAAGCTTTCTCAGCTTAATCCTGGCAATCGAATACATCGAAGCCAACCTTACCAATCCCATTTCCCTTGAGGACATTGCCAGTGAGGCCTACATATCCCTGTCTCACCTGCACCGCATGTTCTCCCGGGTCTTTGGCTGTCCGTTGCGGGAATACATGACCAAACGTCGACTCTGCAGTGCCGCCCACGAACTGGTCCACTCTGACATTACCATCACTGATTTGGCCTTCAAATACCAGTACGGTAGTGTAGAGAGTTTCTCTCGAGCCTTTCGGAAGCAATTTCTCGTCTCTCCCTCGGCCTTTCGCCAGGCCAACCGGTTCACTGAGCTGTATCCCAGGATCATCCTGAAACATCCAAGGAAAGGGGACGGTAAGATGACACCAATACCCAAGTATGACCTAACGGAGCTGAGTCAACGGATCGTTGCTGCCAAGGGAACCTACATTCTTGATGTGGATATCGACAATCTGATGCGAATTAATGAAGAGCTGGGCCGGGGAGCAGGGGATGTGGCCATCGCAGAAACGGCAGCTCGCATCGAAAGAAGCGTTTCCCCAGGCACTGCCTTCTTCCGGATCAGTGCCGACGAGTTCATCGTCATCACCGAAAGGGAGGATCTAGCCAGCGCCGAAGCCATCGCCCAGAAGATCCTATCCCACTCCGACGATCCCGTCACCTGGAATGACACCACCTTCACCTTCTCCGCCAGCGTCGGCATCGCCAAGATCCCCACGGACATCAAGGAATCCACCCCGGCAGTGGAATTGGTGCAGGAGGCGATGTATCAAGCCAAGCAGACCGATCGCAATACCTACAAAGTGATCTAG
- a CDS encoding SIS domain-containing protein, with translation MYLIEGEIYNQYDALRCTYDYLRDQADAIRDFYASYAPRSITFIGCGSGYCLCRSGAVSASLRLGIPGYGMAAGDLLINFDQYRNMIEGTLLVAPSRSGGTSEVVMAVEKAKALGVKTLGIAAKEGSPLGEIADLCLEIPWAFDESVCQTRTVTNLYTANLMLLGIIAEDDGLLSEINSAITVGNEYMEKYTPLAKEIAAQDWTKAVVLADSELEGIADEAAIAVTEIAQLPGTYHHVLDVRHGPMVLVDDSTLVIMFCSPAEITQQRRLVADLRGRGAKVVTISAQEDNLWDANWSVTIPSYHNFAVNGIPFIFIPQAISYYKALERGVDPDRPSGLEPWIKLG, from the coding sequence ATGTACTTAATTGAAGGGGAAATTTATAACCAGTATGACGCGCTGCGCTGTACATATGATTATCTGCGGGATCAGGCCGATGCAATCCGGGACTTCTATGCCAGCTATGCGCCTAGGAGTATCACCTTCATCGGCTGTGGTTCCGGTTACTGTCTGTGTCGGTCTGGAGCCGTCTCCGCCAGCCTGCGCTTGGGGATTCCAGGCTACGGTATGGCTGCGGGGGACCTGCTGATTAACTTCGATCAGTACAGGAATATGATCGAAGGCACCTTGTTGGTGGCCCCTTCCCGTTCTGGAGGAACCAGTGAAGTGGTGATGGCGGTGGAGAAGGCCAAGGCCTTGGGGGTAAAGACCCTGGGGATCGCGGCCAAGGAAGGATCGCCTTTGGGGGAAATAGCAGATTTGTGCCTGGAGATTCCCTGGGCCTTTGACGAAAGTGTCTGCCAGACGAGAACGGTGACTAACCTTTATACCGCTAACTTGATGCTCTTGGGGATTATCGCCGAGGACGATGGGTTGCTCTCGGAGATTAACAGCGCCATCACCGTTGGTAACGAGTATATGGAAAAGTACACTCCCTTAGCCAAGGAGATAGCTGCCCAGGATTGGACTAAAGCCGTTGTCCTTGCCGACTCTGAGCTGGAGGGCATCGCCGACGAAGCAGCCATTGCCGTGACGGAGATCGCGCAACTGCCGGGAACCTATCACCATGTGCTGGATGTCCGGCACGGTCCCATGGTTTTGGTGGATGACAGTACATTGGTCATCATGTTCTGCTCCCCGGCGGAGATCACCCAACAAAGGAGACTGGTTGCGGATCTTCGGGGACGGGGTGCTAAGGTGGTGACCATTAGCGCTCAAGAGGACAATCTCTGGGACGCCAATTGGTCCGTCACCATTCCCAGCTACCACAACTTCGCGGTGAACGGCATACCCTTTATCTTCATTCCCCAGGCCATTTCCTATTACAAAGCCCTGGAACGGGGCGTCGATCCCGATCGCCCGTCGGGTCTGGAACCTTGGATCAAGCTGGGGTAG
- a CDS encoding FAD-dependent oxidoreductase — translation MKWVEDAREIDVKAEYDVIVCGGGPAGVSAAVSAARQGARTLLLEVGGCLGGIWTQGMAGLVLDVEGKGGLLREIKGKLAERNAILPKPRTHPHNFLIAGEAMKLLLEELCLEADVDLLYHTRVVQAMIVDGQLKGAILENCEGRSAYAAKILLDCTGNGEFAARAGCEWESGHPVSGKLQPATMLGIVTGVPEDAAEVMKGRVFYEFLQELGFEPSSKDNAPSINQLPYPELYMFSVNHEFNVRFDSAQSITQATLRARRELCDAIEVLRERVGWKDLRLAATPSLIGLREGRRIRGRYYLSVEDIIAGRRFVDGVCTVRAGVDVHALDASATVGAGTEGIKTKPYHIPYRSLVSAAFDNLGMAGRCISGDFYAHSSYRMTGNAVPMGEAIGYAAAVAVRTQRTLAELDGCRVSEEMKARGYAI, via the coding sequence ATGAAATGGGTAGAGGATGCTCGGGAAATCGATGTCAAGGCTGAGTATGACGTGATTGTCTGTGGAGGCGGGCCAGCCGGGGTAAGTGCGGCAGTCTCTGCTGCCAGACAGGGAGCCCGGACTTTGCTTTTGGAGGTCGGCGGATGCCTCGGGGGGATCTGGACTCAAGGAATGGCCGGGTTGGTCTTGGATGTTGAGGGGAAGGGTGGGCTGCTGCGGGAGATCAAAGGAAAGCTAGCCGAAAGGAATGCGATTTTACCTAAACCCCGCACTCATCCCCATAACTTCTTAATTGCCGGCGAAGCGATGAAACTGCTCCTTGAGGAGTTGTGCCTGGAAGCTGACGTTGATCTTTTGTATCATACTCGGGTTGTGCAGGCGATGATCGTCGATGGTCAGCTGAAAGGCGCCATCCTTGAGAACTGCGAAGGGCGCAGTGCTTATGCAGCCAAGATTTTGCTTGACTGTACCGGAAACGGGGAGTTTGCCGCTCGGGCAGGATGTGAGTGGGAATCCGGTCATCCCGTAAGTGGAAAGCTCCAGCCGGCAACGATGTTGGGCATTGTCACTGGAGTGCCGGAGGATGCCGCCGAGGTGATGAAGGGGAGGGTGTTTTACGAGTTCCTGCAGGAGTTGGGCTTTGAGCCCAGCAGCAAGGACAATGCGCCGAGCATCAACCAATTGCCCTATCCAGAGCTGTATATGTTCTCGGTTAACCACGAGTTTAATGTGAGATTCGACTCCGCCCAAAGTATTACCCAGGCAACTTTACGGGCCCGGAGGGAGCTCTGCGATGCCATCGAGGTTCTCCGGGAGCGGGTCGGTTGGAAGGACCTGCGCCTGGCGGCAACACCGTCTCTAATTGGACTTCGGGAAGGTAGGCGGATTAGGGGCAGGTACTATCTGTCCGTTGAGGATATCATAGCAGGACGCCGCTTTGTCGATGGGGTGTGTACCGTGCGGGCCGGCGTTGATGTTCACGCCCTGGATGCCAGCGCAACGGTAGGCGCGGGGACTGAAGGGATTAAGACTAAGCCCTATCATATTCCCTATCGCAGTCTGGTCTCAGCAGCCTTTGATAACCTGGGGATGGCCGGGCGGTGCATCAGTGGAGATTTCTACGCCCACTCCTCCTACCGGATGACGGGAAATGCAGTGCCTATGGGAGAGGCCATCGGCTATGCTGCTGCCGTGGCAGTCAGAACCCAAAGAACCTTAGCTGAACTAGACGGTTGTCGAGTCTCCGAGGAAATGAAAGCCCGGGGATATGCCATATAG
- a CDS encoding carbohydrate kinase family protein has protein sequence MGKLRVLAAGELNPDLILSQVQGLPEFGQERVAGVFEMHLGSSTAIFAAQLSRLGAEVSLVARIGGDTLGEFCRERLQEIGVDTSLLIEDRESGTGVTVSLSYPQDRMLITYLGCISRLQESDVTDEMLDGYDHMHISSYYLQTSLQRGITRLLQRAKERGLTISLDTGDDPAGKFEANILEVLPLVDYFLPNERELIAITKTSDYRRGLESLKDRVPTIAVKLGSKGAALQQGDEFIYVPGFTIEVADTTGAGDSFDAGFIFARLNGLSLREALVWGNACGALCAANIGGASGFDSAEAVREFIAKEAGKCT, from the coding sequence ATGGGAAAACTGCGGGTACTGGCCGCCGGTGAGCTTAATCCCGATCTGATCCTGTCTCAGGTACAGGGATTGCCGGAGTTTGGGCAGGAGCGGGTGGCCGGGGTCTTTGAAATGCATCTGGGCAGTTCCACCGCAATTTTCGCGGCCCAGCTGAGCCGTTTGGGAGCGGAGGTCTCTTTAGTGGCTCGCATCGGCGGGGATACCTTGGGAGAGTTTTGCCGGGAACGGCTGCAGGAAATTGGGGTTGACACCAGTTTACTCATTGAAGACAGGGAAAGTGGTACTGGGGTGACGGTGTCCCTGAGCTATCCCCAGGATCGGATGCTGATTACTTATCTTGGGTGCATCAGCCGCTTGCAGGAAAGTGACGTCACCGATGAGATGCTGGACGGATATGATCATATGCACATCAGCTCCTATTACCTGCAAACCAGTTTGCAAAGGGGGATTACTCGCCTATTGCAGCGGGCAAAGGAGCGGGGACTAACCATCTCCTTGGACACCGGAGATGATCCCGCGGGGAAGTTTGAGGCCAATATTCTAGAGGTGCTTCCCTTAGTGGACTACTTTCTTCCCAATGAAAGGGAGCTGATAGCCATCACCAAGACCTCGGATTATCGCAGGGGTCTAGAAAGCTTGAAGGATAGGGTACCCACTATTGCAGTGAAATTAGGCAGCAAGGGAGCGGCCCTGCAGCAGGGAGATGAGTTTATCTACGTTCCCGGCTTTACTATTGAAGTGGCCGATACCACGGGAGCCGGGGATTCCTTTGACGCCGGGTTTATCTTTGCTCGCTTAAATGGGTTGTCCCTGCGGGAAGCCCTGGTCTGGGGTAATGCCTGTGGAGCCCTGTGTGCTGCCAACATCGGCGGGGCCTCGGGTTTTGACAGTGCCGAGGCGGTGCGGGAATTTATTGCCAAGGAGGCTGGGAAATGTACTTAA
- a CDS encoding sugar phosphate isomerase/epimerase, giving the protein MMSRKDWPVSLSSSLSGSMESILAEYQAAGIRYMELTSSSHRYFEEELDFFRRSKEIAALAREYGVTIRSIHIPFSEKDTYDNSSPDPRVRDNSVRYCAKLLGAAAEAGIKIAVIHPSNEPYREEEREIRITSAIDTLSRITAIADALGMTLAVENLPRTCICRTSDEMLRILEAIPNLRVCFDTNHSLIESNVEYIRAVGDKIVTLHVSDYDFIDERHLLPGEGLIDWEELISALEEVGYSGTFNYELADRETSTPEHVAANYKKLMGL; this is encoded by the coding sequence ATGATGTCGCGTAAAGACTGGCCCGTTAGTCTTTCTTCTTCCTTAAGTGGTTCCATGGAGTCAATCCTGGCTGAGTATCAAGCCGCGGGGATCCGCTATATGGAGCTGACCTCCTCCAGCCACCGCTACTTTGAGGAGGAACTGGACTTTTTTCGCCGCTCCAAGGAGATTGCAGCCTTGGCTAGAGAGTACGGTGTAACTATCCGTTCGATACATATTCCCTTTTCTGAGAAGGACACCTACGACAACAGTTCTCCCGATCCAAGGGTACGGGACAATTCCGTCCGCTATTGTGCTAAGCTTCTCGGGGCTGCCGCCGAGGCGGGGATTAAAATCGCGGTTATCCATCCCTCCAACGAGCCCTACCGGGAAGAGGAGCGGGAAATTAGAATTACCTCTGCCATCGATACTCTGTCACGGATTACTGCCATCGCCGATGCCCTGGGAATGACCTTGGCCGTGGAAAACCTACCTCGCACCTGTATCTGCCGTACCAGTGATGAGATGCTCCGCATCCTAGAGGCGATACCCAACCTGCGGGTTTGCTTTGATACCAACCACAGCCTGATCGAATCCAATGTGGAGTACATCCGGGCCGTAGGCGATAAAATCGTTACCTTACATGTCTCTGACTACGACTTTATCGATGAGCGGCACCTGCTCCCGGGAGAAGGTCTCATCGATTGGGAAGAGCTAATTTCCGCCCTGGAGGAAGTGGGTTATTCTGGGACCTTTAACTACGAGCTGGCCGATCGCGAGACCTCAACGCCGGAGCATGTGGCGGCCAACTACAAGAAGCTCATGGGATTATGA